From Longimicrobium sp., the proteins below share one genomic window:
- a CDS encoding DUF5916 domain-containing protein, with translation MHPRNASAQPLAAALVLSLLLAAPLAAQVALGTGAAAPAHRPTHAGTAPTVRAVPAGEVKLDGALDDAAWAAAPAATDFRQQDPNEGQPATQRTEVRFAYGPDALYVGARMHDTLGAAGVRTRLARRDQDAGGDWLELVFDTYHDHAGRTVFRINPSGVKTDAGQASPSADPSWDPVWQAATRVDSAGWTAELRIPWSQLRFSRDSAQTWGVQIWRYVERLNEISMWSFWGKQENGGPAYFGHLQGLDVARRPGGWEVMPYMLARAAYVRSPQPGSPFHDASAYDVRTGADVKALLGSNLTLSATFNPDFGQVEVDPAVVNLSAFEVSFEEKRPFFVEGSGILGFGGLSCFTCSNVSSTNLFYSRRIGRRPQGGMPFRTTFSDVPENTPILGAAKLTGRLGNGLEIGVLEAVTGAEKARFIDAAGAEVEREVEPLTNYLVGRVRRTFRGGNATVGAIATSVARSFGYDTLRHQLSSHAEALGVDWNVYWNNRTYRLMGNVAVSSVAGDSLAILRLQRSSARYFQRPDREHGGNGLFSDAYDPSLTSMRGFAGYARLAREGGPLRWETQLNVRSPGFEVNDAAIITRADYVWTLVNVNRRWTTPTRWYRYLGITAGAQNQFNFDGDVNDRQVHLSLYADLPNYWGTGLYLQYRPEVFDERLTRGGAVVRRAASRFVGWNLNTDMRKPLALSTNPGYFWREDGGFEASANLGVRYRPTSNVSLTVSPSFFRLETPTQFVDAFADPSAVAFYGRRAVFGGLSQRTVSMDTRLNVTFSPTLSLELFAQPFVSTGEYHDFKEFAAPRAIAKTELGERLTPVVDAEGRETAYDLDSDGDGDADFRFRNPDFNFRSLRGNAVLRWEYRPGSTLFFVWQQQRSGSEAYGDFSFDRDASAVFRQHPDNVFVIKASYWLGR, from the coding sequence ATGCACCCTCGCAACGCTTCCGCGCAGCCGCTCGCCGCGGCGCTCGTGCTCTCGCTTCTGCTCGCCGCCCCGCTCGCCGCCCAGGTGGCGCTCGGCACCGGCGCCGCCGCGCCCGCGCACCGCCCCACCCACGCCGGCACGGCGCCCACCGTGCGCGCCGTGCCCGCCGGCGAGGTGAAGCTCGACGGCGCGCTGGACGACGCGGCGTGGGCCGCCGCCCCGGCGGCCACCGACTTCCGCCAGCAGGACCCGAACGAGGGCCAGCCGGCCACGCAGCGCACCGAGGTGCGCTTCGCCTACGGCCCCGACGCGCTCTACGTGGGCGCCCGCATGCACGACACGCTGGGCGCCGCCGGGGTGCGCACCCGCCTGGCCCGGCGCGACCAGGACGCCGGCGGCGACTGGCTGGAGCTGGTCTTCGACACCTACCACGACCACGCCGGGCGCACCGTCTTCCGCATCAACCCCTCGGGGGTGAAGACCGACGCCGGGCAGGCCTCGCCCTCGGCCGACCCCTCGTGGGACCCCGTCTGGCAGGCCGCCACCCGCGTCGACTCGGCCGGGTGGACGGCCGAGCTGCGCATCCCCTGGTCGCAACTGCGCTTCTCGCGCGACTCGGCGCAGACCTGGGGCGTGCAGATCTGGCGCTACGTCGAGCGGCTGAACGAGATCTCCATGTGGAGCTTCTGGGGGAAGCAGGAGAACGGCGGCCCCGCGTACTTCGGCCACCTGCAGGGCCTCGACGTGGCCCGCCGCCCCGGCGGGTGGGAGGTGATGCCGTACATGCTGGCGCGCGCCGCGTACGTCCGCTCGCCCCAGCCGGGGAGCCCGTTCCACGACGCGAGCGCCTACGACGTGCGCACCGGCGCCGACGTCAAGGCGCTCTTGGGCTCCAACCTGACGCTCTCGGCCACCTTCAACCCCGACTTCGGCCAGGTGGAGGTGGACCCGGCGGTGGTCAACCTCTCCGCCTTCGAGGTCTCCTTCGAGGAGAAGCGCCCCTTCTTCGTGGAGGGGAGCGGCATCCTGGGCTTCGGGGGCCTGAGCTGCTTCACCTGCAGCAACGTGAGCAGCACCAACCTCTTCTACTCGCGGCGGATCGGCCGGCGGCCGCAGGGGGGGATGCCGTTCCGCACCACCTTCAGCGACGTCCCCGAGAACACCCCGATCCTGGGCGCCGCCAAGCTCACCGGCAGGCTCGGCAACGGGCTGGAGATCGGCGTGCTGGAGGCCGTCACCGGGGCCGAGAAGGCCCGCTTCATCGACGCCGCGGGCGCCGAGGTCGAGCGCGAGGTGGAGCCGCTCACCAACTACCTGGTGGGCCGCGTGCGACGCACCTTCCGCGGCGGCAACGCCACCGTGGGCGCCATCGCCACCTCGGTGGCGCGCAGCTTCGGCTACGACACGCTGCGCCACCAGCTCTCCAGCCACGCCGAGGCGCTGGGGGTGGACTGGAACGTCTACTGGAACAACCGCACCTACCGGCTCATGGGCAACGTGGCCGTGAGCAGCGTGGCCGGCGACTCGCTGGCGATCCTGCGGCTGCAGCGCTCCTCGGCGCGCTACTTCCAGCGCCCCGACCGCGAGCACGGGGGCAACGGGCTCTTCTCCGACGCGTACGACCCGTCGCTGACCTCGATGCGCGGCTTCGCGGGGTACGCGCGCCTGGCCAGGGAGGGCGGGCCGCTGCGCTGGGAGACGCAGCTGAACGTGCGCAGCCCCGGCTTCGAGGTGAACGACGCCGCCATCATCACCCGCGCCGACTACGTGTGGACGCTGGTGAACGTGAACCGGCGCTGGACCACGCCCACGCGCTGGTACCGCTACCTCGGCATCACCGCGGGCGCGCAGAACCAGTTCAACTTCGACGGCGACGTGAACGACCGGCAGGTGCACCTCTCGCTCTACGCCGACCTGCCCAACTACTGGGGGACGGGGCTCTACCTGCAGTACCGCCCCGAGGTGTTCGACGAGCGGCTCACCCGCGGCGGCGCCGTCGTGCGCCGCGCCGCCAGCCGCTTCGTGGGGTGGAACCTGAACACCGACATGCGCAAGCCGCTGGCGCTCAGCACCAACCCCGGCTACTTCTGGCGCGAGGACGGCGGCTTCGAGGCGAGCGCCAACCTGGGCGTGCGCTACCGGCCCACCTCGAACGTCTCGCTCACGGTGAGCCCGTCGTTCTTCCGCCTGGAGACGCCGACGCAGTTCGTGGACGCCTTTGCCGACCCCTCGGCGGTGGCCTTCTACGGCCGCCGCGCGGTCTTCGGCGGGCTGTCGCAGCGCACGGTGTCGATGGACACGCGGCTGAACGTCACCTTCAGCCCCACGCTGTCGCTGGAGCTGTTCGCGCAGCCGTTCGTCTCCACCGGCGAGTACCACGACTTCAAGGAGTTCGCCGCGCCGCGCGCGATCGCCAAGACGGAGCTCGGCGAGCGGCTGACCCCCGTGGTCGACGCGGAGGGGCGCGAGACGGCGTACGACCTGGACTCCGACGGCGACGGCGACGCCGACTTCCGGTTCCGCAACCCGGACTTCAACTTCCGCAGCCTGCGGGGCAACGCCGTGCTGCGCTGGGAGTACCGCCCGGGCTCCACGCTCTTCTTCGTGTGGCAGCAGCAGAGGAGCGGCTCCGAGGCATACGGCGACTTCTCCTTCGACCGCGACGCCAGCGCC
- a CDS encoding phytanoyl-CoA dioxygenase family protein — MQSTDVQIRQYREEGYLFLPELFSAEEVARMRSELPAVFGEDSPGRVLEEGSGIVRSVYGTHNRHPLFGALAADARLVELARGALDSEVYVHQFKINAKQAFGGEVWEWHQDFIYWRNEDGMPANRVINAMVFLDEVNEFNGPLLIIPRSHHHGVLATDDRELETDPEGPSWASNVAARLTYTISRQDLARLVAENGIVGPKGPAGSVLLFDPNVVHGSSPNMSPFDRAVVIVTYNSVLNTPPVPSPRPEFLASRDYTPIVPVENAILATELASL; from the coding sequence ATGCAGTCGACGGACGTGCAGATCCGCCAGTACCGGGAGGAAGGCTACCTCTTCCTCCCCGAGCTCTTCTCCGCGGAGGAGGTCGCGCGCATGCGGTCGGAGCTCCCGGCGGTCTTCGGCGAGGACTCTCCGGGGCGGGTGCTGGAGGAGGGGAGCGGCATCGTGCGCTCGGTCTACGGCACGCACAACCGCCACCCGCTCTTCGGCGCCCTGGCCGCGGACGCCCGCCTGGTGGAGCTCGCCCGGGGCGCGCTGGACAGCGAGGTGTACGTCCACCAGTTCAAGATCAACGCGAAGCAGGCGTTCGGGGGCGAGGTCTGGGAGTGGCACCAGGACTTCATCTACTGGCGCAACGAAGACGGGATGCCCGCCAACCGCGTGATCAACGCCATGGTGTTCCTGGACGAGGTGAACGAGTTCAATGGGCCCCTGCTGATCATCCCGCGCTCGCACCACCACGGCGTGCTGGCCACCGACGACCGCGAGCTGGAGACCGACCCCGAGGGGCCGAGCTGGGCCAGCAACGTGGCGGCCCGCCTCACCTACACCATCTCGCGGCAGGACCTGGCGCGGCTGGTGGCGGAGAACGGGATCGTGGGGCCGAAGGGCCCGGCGGGCTCGGTGCTCCTCTTCGACCCCAACGTGGTGCACGGCTCCTCGCCCAACATGTCGCCCTTCGACCGGGCGGTGGTGATCGTCACCTACAACAGCGTGCTGAACACCCCGCCGGTGCCCAGCCCGCGCCCCGAGTTCCTGGCGAGCCGCGACTACACGCCGATCGTCCCCGTGGAGAACGCCATCCTCGCCACCGAGCTGGCGTCCCTCTGA